The following proteins are co-located in the Camelina sativa cultivar DH55 chromosome 12, Cs, whole genome shotgun sequence genome:
- the LOC109128008 gene encoding uncharacterized protein LOC109128008 codes for MEIIGDYGKASGQEVNLEKSSIMFGKKVPSDVRSHLKSVIGISKEGGMGSYLGIPESLQGSKTKVFSYAKDRMDDRELTSKLTSAISTFWWKSNDKARGMHWVAWDKMCKDKSEGGLGFRALDQFNDAMLAKQFWRLIHYPTSLMARVMRGRYFRNKHPLMAKKPYNPSFGWRSINSTKELVEQGARWVVGSGCSISVWRDP; via the exons ATGGAAATAATAGGTGATTATGGTAAAGCCTCAGGACAAGAGGTTAATTTGGAGAAatcttctattatgtttggtaaaaaggtCCCATCTGATGTAAGATCTCACTTAAAATCGGTTATTGGTATCTCTAAAGAGGGCGGCATGGGTTCgtatttgggtattcctgaaAGCCTCCAGGGTtcgaaaactaaggtttttagcTATGCTAAGGATCGAATGGATGATCGC GAACTGACATCCAAACTAACGAGTGCTATCTCTACCTTCTGGTGGAAGTCGAATGATAAGGCCCGTGGTATGCATTGGGTtgcttgggataaaatgtgtaaaGATAAGAGTGAAGGGGGTCTAGGTTTCCGAGCTCTGGATCAATTTAATGATGCTATGTTGGCGAAACAGTTTTGGCGTCTGATTCATTATCCGACTTCCTTAATGGCTCGGGTAATGAGAGGTAGATATTTTCGGAATAAGCATCCTCTTATggcaaaaaaaccatataatccTTCTTTTGGATGGAGAAGTATCAATTCAACTAAGGAACTGGTGGAACAAGGCGCGAGATGGGTGGTAGGCTCTGGTTGTTCAATCTCGGTTTGGCGTGATCCGTGA
- the LOC104732709 gene encoding chloride channel protein CLC-a has product MDEDGNLQISNSNYNGEEEEVDPENNTLNQPLLKRHRTLSSTPLALVGAKVSHIESLDYEINENDLFKHDWRSRSKAQVFQYIFLKWTLACLVGLFTGLIATLINLAVENIAGYKLLAVGYYIAQDRFWTGLMVFTGANLGLTLVATVLVVVFAPTAAGPGIPEIKAYLNGIDTPNMFGFTTMMVKIVGSIGAVAAGLDLGKEGPLVHIGSCIASLLGQGGPDNHRIKWRWLRYFNNDRDRRDLITCGSASGVCAAFRSPVGGVLFALEEVATWWRSALLWRTFFSTAVVVVVLRAFIEICNSGKCGLFGSGGLIMFDVSHVEVRYHAADIIPVTLIGVFGGILGSLYNHLLHKVLRLYNLINQKGKIHKVLLSLAVSLFTSICLYGLPFLAECKPCDPSIDETCPTNGRSGNFKQFNCPNGYYNDLSTLFLTTNDDAVRNIFSSNTPNEFGMVSLWIFFGLYCILGLITFGIATPSGLFLPIILMGSAYGRMLGTAMGSYTKIDQGLYAVLGAASLMAGSMRMTVSLCVIFLELTNNLLLLPITMFVLLIAKTVGDSFNLSIYEIILHLKGLPFLEANPEPWMRNLTVGELNDAKPPVVTLNGVEKVANIVDVLRNTTHNAFPVLDGADQATGAELHGLILRAHLVKVLKKRWFLNEKRRTEEWEVREKFTAVELAEREDNFDDVAITSSEMQLYVDLHPLTNTTPYTVVQSMSVAKALVLFRSVGLRHLLIVPKIQASGMSPVIGILTRQDLRAYNILQAFPHLDKHKSGKLQ; this is encoded by the exons ATGGATGAAGATGGAAACTTGCAGATTAGTAATAGTAAttacaatggagaagaagaagaagtagatccAGAGAACAACACTTTGAACCAACCTCTCCTTAAGAGACATAGAACACTTTCTTCAACTCCTCTTGCTTTGGTCGGTGCCAAGGTTTCACACATCGAGAGTTTAGATTACGA AATAAACGAGAATGATCTGTTCAAGCATGACTGGAGAAGCAGATCAAAGGCTCAAGTGTTTCAATACATATTTCTAAAATGGACATTAGCTTGTCTTGTCGGTCTCTTCACTGGTCTCATCGCTACTCTCATCAACCTCGCCGTCGAAAACATCGCCGGTTACAAACTTCTCGCCGTCGGCTACTATATCGCTCAAGATAG GTTTTGGACAGGTCTGATGGTCTTTACGGGGGCGAATTTGGGTCTGACTTTGGTGGCAACAgtacttgttgttgtctttgctCCTACGGCAGCTGGTCCCGGGATTCCTGAGATCAAAGCTTATCTTAATGGCATTGACACTCCCAATATGTTTGGTTTTACCACCATGATGGTTAAG ATTGTTGGAAGTATTGGAGCAGTTGCAGCTGGACTTGATCTTGGTAAAGAAGGGCCATTGGTTCATATTGGAAGTTGCATAGCTTCTTTGCTTGGTCAAGGTGGTCCAGATAACCACAGAATCAAATGGAGATGGCTACGTTACTTCAACAACGATAGAGATCGAAGAGACCTCATTACCTGTGGATCTGCCTCCGGAGTGTGTGCAGCTTTCAGGTCACCAGTAGGAGGAGTGCTATTCGCACTTGAGGAAGTCGCTACGTGGTGGAGAAGCGCTCTCTTGTGGAGGACATTCTTCAGTACAGCCGTTGTGGTGGTTGTATTGAGAGCGTTCATTGAGATTTGCAACTCCGGGAAATGTGGACTTTTCGGATCAGGAGGACTCATTATGTTTGATGTGAGTCATGTAGAGGTTAGGTACCACGCAGCTGATATAATCCCGGTCACATTGATTGGAGTCTTTGGTGGCATTCTTGGAAGCTTGtacaatcatcttcttcataaaGTCCTCCGGCTTTACAATCTCATCAATCA GAAGGGTAAGATTCACAAGGTGCTTCTAAGTCTTGCGGTGTCTCTATTCACATCGATTTGCTTGTACGGTCTTCCTTTCTTAGCGGAGTGCAAGCCTTGTGATCCATCAATAGATGAGACATGTCCAACAAACGGAAGATCAGGAAACTTCAAGCAGTTCAATTGTCCAAATGGTTATTACAACGATCTGTCTACTCTGTTTCTCACAACCAATGATGATGCAGTCAGAAACATTTTCTCTTCAAACACTCCTAATGAGTTTGGTATGGTTTCTCTCTGGATCTTCTTTGGCCTCTACTGCATTTTGGGGCTTATCACATTCGGTATAGCGACACCGTCCGGTCTCTTCCTACCGATTATTCTCATGGGTTCTGCATACGGTCGGATGCTAGGCACAGCAATGGGATCTTACACAAAGATAGATCAGGGTCTCTACGCGGTTCTTG GTGCAGCTTCACTCATGGCTGGTTCAATGAGAATGACTGTTTCACTCTGTGTTATATTTCTGGAACTCACCAACAACCTTCTTTTGTTACCCATTACAATGTTTGTGCTCTTGATAGCTAAAACAGTTGGAGACAGCTTCAACCTGAGTATCTACGAGATCATTCTCCATCTAAAGGGCTTACCTTTCTTGGAAGCAAATCCAGAGCCCTGGATGAGGAACCTCACTGTAGGTGAGCTTAATGACGCTAAGCCTCCGGTTGTAACACTTAACGGAGTTGAAAAGGTTGCGAATATAGTCGATGTGCTCAGGAACACAACGCATAACGCATTCCCGGTCTTGGATGGAGCAGATCAAGCCACTGGTGCAGAGCTCCATGGTCTGATCCTAAGAGCTCATCTTGttaaagttttgaaaaagaGATGGTTCTTGAATGAGAAAAGGAGAACAGAAGAGTGGGAAGTAAGGGAAAAGTTCACAGCAGTTGAGTTAGCTGAGAGAGAAGATAATTTCGACGATGTGGCAATCACAAGCTCAGAGATGCAATTGTATGTTGATCTTCATCCTTTGACCAACACTACACCTTACACAGTGGTGCAGAGTATGTCAGTGGCTAAGGCTTTGGTACTGTTCCGGTCAGTTGGTCTCAGACATTTGTTGATTGTTCCCAAGATTCAAGCTTCAGgg ATGTCACCTGTGATAGGGATCCTAACAAGGCAAGATCTAAGGGCGTATAACATTCTACAAGCATTCCCGCACTTGGATAAACACAAAAGTGGAAAACTTCAATGA
- the LOC104732711 gene encoding zinc finger CCCH domain-containing protein 59-like isoform X1 codes for MDEATVLDSVVQSSKVGIFSMFSMNYEAPRRYSQGRTFGVKRQQDFAADVVSRRPYAPYDNTMRKSPNKVSRNLVWTSKEYKSPEGNRPRKYEANGSTKPPVLGKGCSVVPNQPRKNATYGPRSSPISDTRGPVSRAHSSPKKSVCKYWKAGNCKRGEQCQFLHCWSCFPGLAMVAALEGHKKDIKGIALPEGSDKLFSVSSDGTLRIWDCHTGQCVHTINLQAEAGSLISEGPWVFLGLQNAVKAFNVQTSKDLHLDGAVGQLHAMTVANGMLFAGTSSGSISVWKATDSESDPFKYITSLEGHHSGEVTCFVVGGQLLYSGSVDKTIKVWDLNTLQCITTLKQHTDTVTSLLCWDKCLISSSLDGTIKVWACSENDVFKVTHTRRQEQSAVHALCGMHDAEAKPIIFCSYQNGTVGISDLPSFEERGKMFSTHTISTLTVGPGGLLFSGDKGGNLRVWSLAAGPKV; via the exons ATGGATGAAGCAACAGTGCTCGACTCTGTGGTTCAGTCTTCTAAAGTTGGTATTTTCTCAATGTTTAGTATGAATTACGAGGCGCCTAGGAGATACTCACAGGGAAGGACTTTTGGAGTCAAGAGACAGCAGGATTTCGCAGCAGATGTAGTTTCCAGAAGACCTTACGCTCCATATGACAATACAATGAGGAAAAGTCCAAATAAGGTGTCGAGGAATCTGGTTTGGACCTCTAAAGAGTACAAATCTCCAGAGGGCAACAGGCCAAGGAAGTATGAAGCCAATGGGTCAACAAAGCCACCTGTTTTAGGCAAAGGATGTTCTGTTGTGCCAAATCAGCCGAGAAAGAATGCGACGTATGGGCCAAGAAGCTCACCTATTTCAGACACCAGAGGTCCGGTGTCGAGAGCTCACAGCAGTCCCAAGAAGAGTGTATGCAAGTATTGGAAAGCTGGAAACTGCAAGAGGGGTGAGCAGTGCCAGTTCTTACACTGTTGGTCTTGTTTCCCTGGTTTGGCCATGGTAGCTGCTCTTGAAGGACACAAGAAGGATATAAAGGGGATCGCCCTCCCTGAGGGTTCAGATAAACTCTTTTCAGTCAGTAGCGATGGTACATTGCGAATTTGGGACTGCCATACTGGTCAGTGTGTACATACCATAAACCTCCAGGCAGAAGCAGGATCTCTAATCAGTGAAGGCCCATGGGTTTTCCTTGGCTTGCAAAACGCTGTAAAG GCTTTTAATGTTCAAACCAGTAAAGATTTGCATCTTGACGGGGCGGTTGGTCAGTTGCATGCAATGACTGTTGCAAATGGGATGCTCTTTGCTGGAACAAGT TCTGGCAGTATATCAGTCTGGAAAGCTACCGACTCTGAGTCTGATCCTTTCAAATACATCACATCTCTCGAGGGACATCACAGTGGTGAAGtcacttgttttgttgttggaggTCAACTACTATACTCTGGTTCTGTCGATAAAACAATAAAG GTGTGGGATCTTAACACCCTGCAATGTATAACGACCCTGAAACAACATACTGACACTGTCACGTCACTCTTATGTTGGGACAAGTGTCTGATATCGTCTTCCTTGGATGGGACCATTAAAGTTTGGGCTTGTTCTGAAAATGATGTTTTCAAAGTTACTCATACACGCAGACAAGAACAG AGTGCTGTTCATGCTCTTTGTGGGATGCACGATGCAGAGGCCAAACCGATCATTTTCTGCTCTTACCAAAATGGAACAGTTGGCATCAGCGACCTACCATC TTttgaagaaagaggaaagatGTTCTCTACGCACACGATCAGCACGCTCACAGTTGGTCCTGGAGGATTGTTATTCAGTGGAGACAAGGGTGGGAATTTGCGTGTATGGAGCTTAGCTGCTGGCCCAAAAGTTTAG
- the LOC104732711 gene encoding zinc finger CCCH domain-containing protein 59-like isoform X2 yields the protein MNYEAPRRYSQGRTFGVKRQQDFAADVVSRRPYAPYDNTMRKSPNKVSRNLVWTSKEYKSPEGNRPRKYEANGSTKPPVLGKGCSVVPNQPRKNATYGPRSSPISDTRGPVSRAHSSPKKSVCKYWKAGNCKRGEQCQFLHCWSCFPGLAMVAALEGHKKDIKGIALPEGSDKLFSVSSDGTLRIWDCHTGQCVHTINLQAEAGSLISEGPWVFLGLQNAVKAFNVQTSKDLHLDGAVGQLHAMTVANGMLFAGTSSGSISVWKATDSESDPFKYITSLEGHHSGEVTCFVVGGQLLYSGSVDKTIKVWDLNTLQCITTLKQHTDTVTSLLCWDKCLISSSLDGTIKVWACSENDVFKVTHTRRQEQSAVHALCGMHDAEAKPIIFCSYQNGTVGISDLPSFEERGKMFSTHTISTLTVGPGGLLFSGDKGGNLRVWSLAAGPKV from the exons ATGAATTACGAGGCGCCTAGGAGATACTCACAGGGAAGGACTTTTGGAGTCAAGAGACAGCAGGATTTCGCAGCAGATGTAGTTTCCAGAAGACCTTACGCTCCATATGACAATACAATGAGGAAAAGTCCAAATAAGGTGTCGAGGAATCTGGTTTGGACCTCTAAAGAGTACAAATCTCCAGAGGGCAACAGGCCAAGGAAGTATGAAGCCAATGGGTCAACAAAGCCACCTGTTTTAGGCAAAGGATGTTCTGTTGTGCCAAATCAGCCGAGAAAGAATGCGACGTATGGGCCAAGAAGCTCACCTATTTCAGACACCAGAGGTCCGGTGTCGAGAGCTCACAGCAGTCCCAAGAAGAGTGTATGCAAGTATTGGAAAGCTGGAAACTGCAAGAGGGGTGAGCAGTGCCAGTTCTTACACTGTTGGTCTTGTTTCCCTGGTTTGGCCATGGTAGCTGCTCTTGAAGGACACAAGAAGGATATAAAGGGGATCGCCCTCCCTGAGGGTTCAGATAAACTCTTTTCAGTCAGTAGCGATGGTACATTGCGAATTTGGGACTGCCATACTGGTCAGTGTGTACATACCATAAACCTCCAGGCAGAAGCAGGATCTCTAATCAGTGAAGGCCCATGGGTTTTCCTTGGCTTGCAAAACGCTGTAAAG GCTTTTAATGTTCAAACCAGTAAAGATTTGCATCTTGACGGGGCGGTTGGTCAGTTGCATGCAATGACTGTTGCAAATGGGATGCTCTTTGCTGGAACAAGT TCTGGCAGTATATCAGTCTGGAAAGCTACCGACTCTGAGTCTGATCCTTTCAAATACATCACATCTCTCGAGGGACATCACAGTGGTGAAGtcacttgttttgttgttggaggTCAACTACTATACTCTGGTTCTGTCGATAAAACAATAAAG GTGTGGGATCTTAACACCCTGCAATGTATAACGACCCTGAAACAACATACTGACACTGTCACGTCACTCTTATGTTGGGACAAGTGTCTGATATCGTCTTCCTTGGATGGGACCATTAAAGTTTGGGCTTGTTCTGAAAATGATGTTTTCAAAGTTACTCATACACGCAGACAAGAACAG AGTGCTGTTCATGCTCTTTGTGGGATGCACGATGCAGAGGCCAAACCGATCATTTTCTGCTCTTACCAAAATGGAACAGTTGGCATCAGCGACCTACCATC TTttgaagaaagaggaaagatGTTCTCTACGCACACGATCAGCACGCTCACAGTTGGTCCTGGAGGATTGTTATTCAGTGGAGACAAGGGTGGGAATTTGCGTGTATGGAGCTTAGCTGCTGGCCCAAAAGTTTAG